The following coding sequences are from one Azospirillum humicireducens window:
- a CDS encoding DMT family transporter, with the protein MTAAGAYGVLGLAILAEITATIALKAAEGMTRIGPMVIVAIGYALSFWLLSVSLQRFPISLVYSVWAGFGMAGAAIGGWWLFGEVLAPSALLGIAVIALGVFILASAMDPSAA; encoded by the coding sequence ATGACCGCGGCCGGCGCTTATGGGGTTCTCGGCCTCGCGATCCTGGCGGAAATCACCGCCACGATCGCGCTGAAAGCCGCGGAAGGGATGACGCGGATCGGCCCGATGGTGATCGTTGCCATCGGCTATGCCCTGTCCTTCTGGCTTTTGTCCGTGTCCCTCCAACGTTTCCCCATCTCGCTCGTCTATTCGGTCTGGGCAGGGTTCGGCATGGCCGGTGCCGCCATCGGCGGCTGGTGGCTGTTCGGCGAAGTCCTGGCTCCGTCTGCGCTGCTCGGCATCGCCGTCATCGCCCTGGGCGTCTTCATCCTGGCAAGCGCGATGGATCCGTCTGCGGCCTGA